AAAAACATCTAAACTTTTAACATACCTTATATTAAGGCTGAAACTTTAAGACATTATCCCTGTTAAAACAAATATTTATCTTCTTGTGTAAGCTTTTTCGAGGCGCAAAAATAGGGTTAAAAAAACAATATAGCTCACTCTCTGATGATTAAAATTAAATTTGGTACCGATGGCTGGAGAGCCGTTATTGCAGACGACTTTACCGTTGAAAATGTAAAGCGTGTTGCCTATTCCACCGCTATATGGCTGAAAGAGAATTTTGAAAACCCTGCAGCAGTCGTCGGTTGTGATCCTCGCTTTGGCGGGCCACTGTTTGCCGATACTACTGCAACCGTACTGGCATCGCAAGGTGTTAAAGTTTACCGGGCCGAAAATACCTTTGTTTCAACCCCGATGATCTCTTTGGCAACCGTGCATTATAAAGCATCAGCCGGTATCATTATCACAGCCAGCCATAACCCACCTGAATATAGTGGTTATAAGATCAAGGCCTCCTACGGCGGCCCTGCTACACCTGAGGATATTGAAAAAGTAGAAAAACAGATTCCGGATAAGCTCGACCTGCAGCTAAAGTCTATTGCTGATTATCAGAAAAACGGATTGATGGAATTAGTTGATCTCGAAGATCTGTATGTGGCCCACGTAGAGAATAACTTTGACCTCGAGACCATCCGCACCTGCGGACAAGATTGGGCCTATGATGCCATGTATGGCGCCGGACAGAACGTAATGCGCCGGTTATTGCCCGACATCACCTTCCTTCACTGCGATCATAACCCTGGCTTTGACGGACAAGCGCCCGAGCCTATTCAACGCAACCTGCAGGAGTTTGAAGACCTGATCAAAATATCGGAAGGTGAAATTGCCTCGGGACTGGTTACTGACGGCGATGCCGACCGAATTGGCCTGTATGATGAGACTGGCAAGTTTGTAGACTCACACCATATTCTGCTGCTGCTCATCCATTACCTGTACAAGGTGAAAGGTCAGAAGGGCGAGGTTTACTCCACCTTCTCCTGCACCAGTAAAATACAGAAACTGTGCGATGTTTATGGCTTGCACAACACCGTTACTAAAATTGGCTTTAAATACATTTGCGATTTGATTGTCAATTCAGACAAACCTTTCCTGGTGGGTGGCGAAGAATCTGGCGGATTGGCCATTGCTGGCTATCTACCTGAACGCGATGGCATCTGGATCGGCCTCACCCTTTGGGAGTTTATGGCCAAAACTGGTCGCCCGCTGAGCGACCTGGTGCTGGAAATCTACGACCTGGTAGGCGCATTTGCCGTTGAACGTTACGACTTGCATGTAACCGACGAACAAAAACAACAAATTATTGCCAACTGCAAAGCCGGCCACTACAAACAATTTGGCGACTACAAAATTACCAGCACCGATGATATGGACGGCTACAAATTCCACTTCGATGAAAACTCATGGGTAATGGTACGGCCTTCTGGTACCGAGCCGGTGTTACGCGTATATGCAGAAGCACCAGATACCGGCGGCGCATTTAAGATATTAGATGCTACCAAAGCAACCTTGCTGGGTTAATTGCTCTATTTGGATTTATGAATAATAAAAATGCCCGCTCTAAGCGGGCACTTCTATTATTCAATAGTTGTCATTTCTGACAAATGAGTAATCTTACTCCGCAGCAACTTCCTTCTTAACAGCACCTTTTGGGCGGCCGTTTTTGAAAGCCTCGCGTGGTTTCAGTCCCAACAACTGGAACATGGCCATATCCTCATCAAAAGATGGGTTTGGCGTAGTCAGCAATTTCTCACCGGCAAAAATAGAGTTAGCCCCAGCCATAAAGCACAGCGATTGTTCAATCACGCTCATCTCTGTACGGCCAGCTGATAGTCTTACTACTGTTTTAGGCATAATGATACGGGCAGTAGCAATCATGCGCACCATATCCCATATATCAACCTTAGCCTGATCTGCCAATGGCGTACCTTTTACCGGCACCAACGCATTGATTGGCACTGACTCCGGGTGCTGCGGCAGATTAGAAAGGGTTTTCAGCATAGAAATGCGGTCTTCCACCTTCTCTCCCAGCCCGATGATACCACCACTGCACACGGTAATCTTTGCTTTACGCACGTTCTCTAAAGTCTGCAAGCGCTCGTCATAAGTACGGGTGCTGATGATACGTTTATAATCTTCTTCAGATGTATCCAGGTTGTGGTTGTAGGCGTATAAACCGGCATCAGCTAAACGCTCAGCCTGGCTCTCGGTAAGCATACCCAGGGTACAGCAAACTTCCATATCCAGCTCGTTTACGGCCTGCACCATTTCAATTACCTTATCAAAATCGCGATTATCGCGCACTTCGCGCCAGGCGGCACCCATACAAAGACGAGATGCACCACCTGCTTTAGCTTTCTGAGCAGCAGCTACCACTTCTTCTTTAGGCAACATGCCATGCACGTTTACGCCTGTGCTGTAACGCGCCGCTTGCGGACAATAAGCACAATCTTCGGGACAGCCGCCGGTTTTAATAGAGATCAGCGAGCTGATCTGTACTTCGGCGTAGTCTTTATTTTCGCGATGTATAGTGGCCGCTTCGTAGATCAGGTCCAGCAGCGGTCTGTTGTATATTTCGGCAATTTCCTCTTTAGTCCAGTCGTTTCTTACTTCCGTCATATCAAAATGTTTCAAGGCGTCAAATATTATAATAAAAGCTTGCTTGCCAAATAAAGTGGCAAGAAAAATCCTATACAATCAGTAAAAGTAGTGATTATGATGGATGAAGCTACAGCCGGATCTATTCCTACACGTTTTAAAATAAGCGGAATACCGGCGCCAGTAAGCCCAGCTACAACCAGATTGCCGGTCATGGCAAGGAACAGTACCAAGCCCAATTTGGGGTTCTGGTCATAAAACATGGCCACAAAAAACACAATCAAACCATTGGCCGCGCCATTAATCAAACCTACCAATATCTCTTTTAAAACCGTGTTATAAGCCTGTTTATCGCTCAGATTACTCAGTGAGATACGGCGTACCGTTACGGCCAGCGCCTGTGTAGCCGTGTTGCCACCCATACCGGCAATAATAGTCATATAAGCAGATATGACTGCCAGCTTAACCACAATAGCATCAAAACCGCGAATGATAGAGGCCGCCAGAAATGCAGTGGCAAGGTTGATGATCAACCACGGTAAACGGCTTTTTACGGCATCTTTCCAGTTACCACTCAGTTCTTCGTCTTCAGATACACCCGAGATTTTCAGAATGTCCTCGGTATTTTCCTGCTCCATTACGTCGATGATATCATCAACCGTAACGCGGCCAAGCAGTCGCATATCGTTATTTACAACCGGGATGCTGGTTAGGTTATATTGCGAGATAAGACGGGCTACTTCCTCCTGGTCAAGATCGGCCTTTACATAAACAAAATCCGTATTGATCAGCTCAGCTACCATGGCATTGGCACGGGCCTTAATAATATCCTTTACAGATACTATACCCAGCAGCATATCGGTATCATCAACAGCGTAGATGGTATAAAACTCCTCCATCTCTTCAGATTGACGGATAATCTCGTCCAGCGCATCTTTTTTATTCAGCCTGATGTTCACCTTGATCAGATCGGTGTCCATCAAACCACCCGCAGTATCTTCCTCGTAGGTTAGTAGCGCACGGATGTTGCTGGCATCCTCCTCATCCATTTCCTCCAGAATCTCCTGCTGGTCTTCTTCATCCATTTGAGAGATAATGTCGGTAGCATCGTCATAATCCAGCTCATCGATAATCTCTGAGCGTTTTTCCGGATCAAGACCAGCCAAAAGTTCGCCGGGATTATGTTCCTCGTCCATCTCGGCAATAACTTCCGAGGCAACATCGGCAGGGAGGATATTAATGATACGCTCGCGATCTGCTACATCGAGCTTTTCAAATAAAATAGCAATCTCAGAGGCGTGATACTCCTGCAGAAACTCGTGCAATTCATCATCACCATGCTCCAACGCTGCATGCAGCTTGAGCAAGTCTTCCTTGTTGATTTCAAAAGATTGCATATGGCGGCAAAGTACGCAAAAATGCGCCAAAAAATGAGCAAAAAAGAGGTACAAAAAAGTAGCAGAATAAACAACCAGCGAGCCGGCTCACTCCTATAAAAGCATTACTAAAACTAAGGCGTTTTACACAGAAAATCAGGATGTAAAGTTGTTACGCAGTGTAAAGGTAATGGGTCTTAACTGCAGAGATTCCTTCCAGCTTGCCAATAACCCTATTCAGATCAGCCTTACGGATGGCAATGGTAACCACACAATTATTATCAAACTGCTGCTCCATCACGTTGATCTGATCGTCTTTAATCACCTTCATTACATCGTTCATCTGCAGGTAATCAAAACTGATCTTGTATACATCTTTTACCGTCTGCTCAACTGCTTTGGTTTGGTTAAGCGCTTCTTCCGTTGCTGTTTTATAGGCATTGATCAATCCCGGTACGCCTAGCAAGGTCCCGCCGAAATAACGCACAACCACAACCAAAATGTTAGTCAAGTTTTTAGAAAGCAGCACATTAAGGATTGGCCGACCGGCTGTGCCTGATGGTTCGCCATCGTCATTAACCCGAAACACAGATCTGTCCGGACTCAGCCGCATGGCCCAGCAATGATGAACCGCTTTGGGATGTTCTGCTTTTAGCTGCGCGATGATGGGCTTAATCTCCTGCTCGCTGCGGATGGGATAGGCATAGGCCAGAAACTTGCTTCCGCGATCACGAAACAAGCCTTCGGCGGCGCAGGATATGGTAAGATAGGTATCGTCAAAAAGCATTATTTGGCCAGCATGAAATTAATGATGATAGCCAAAACAGCCAGTCCTAGCCCTACTTTATTGAGCGTGCTCAACTTCTCTTTAAATATCACCAAACCAACAATTGCGCCCAGTGCAATCACCGTAATATTCATGGTGGAGAAAACCGTGGAAGGATTAGTGGCGATAGCCTGATGGGCCTTGAGATAAAAATAGATATTAGCAAAATTGGCTATCCCTAATATCCAGCCGAAAAAAATATGCCGTAATGTAAATTGCAGCTTCCCGGCGAAGATCATAACCATCATCACAATCAGCGACAATGCAAAGGCCATGGTATAAATGACAATGAGCGACGAGGTAAATGACACGCCCTGGTAAGCTGCTACTTTTTTCAGCAGGATATCAATTACGCCCATCCCCACAAATACAATAAGCAAATAAATCCAGGCTGAGCCTGCACCGGCAGCACGGAAGCCACGCTGTTTTTGCCACGGAATAGCGCAAAGGATTGCGGCAAAACCTGTAGCTAAACCAATTGCCTTATAAGCACTGAGCGATTCATGAAAGATAACGAATGAAGCCAAGACCGGAATAAACAGCTCTAAACGCTGGGCAACATCTGTACGTACA
This region of Mucilaginibacter yixingensis genomic DNA includes:
- a CDS encoding phosphoglucosamine mutase → MIKIKFGTDGWRAVIADDFTVENVKRVAYSTAIWLKENFENPAAVVGCDPRFGGPLFADTTATVLASQGVKVYRAENTFVSTPMISLATVHYKASAGIIITASHNPPEYSGYKIKASYGGPATPEDIEKVEKQIPDKLDLQLKSIADYQKNGLMELVDLEDLYVAHVENNFDLETIRTCGQDWAYDAMYGAGQNVMRRLLPDITFLHCDHNPGFDGQAPEPIQRNLQEFEDLIKISEGEIASGLVTDGDADRIGLYDETGKFVDSHHILLLLIHYLYKVKGQKGEVYSTFSCTSKIQKLCDVYGLHNTVTKIGFKYICDLIVNSDKPFLVGGEESGGLAIAGYLPERDGIWIGLTLWEFMAKTGRPLSDLVLEIYDLVGAFAVERYDLHVTDEQKQQIIANCKAGHYKQFGDYKITSTDDMDGYKFHFDENSWVMVRPSGTEPVLRVYAEAPDTGGAFKILDATKATLLG
- the bioB gene encoding biotin synthase BioB → MTEVRNDWTKEEIAEIYNRPLLDLIYEAATIHRENKDYAEVQISSLISIKTGGCPEDCAYCPQAARYSTGVNVHGMLPKEEVVAAAQKAKAGGASRLCMGAAWREVRDNRDFDKVIEMVQAVNELDMEVCCTLGMLTESQAERLADAGLYAYNHNLDTSEEDYKRIISTRTYDERLQTLENVRKAKITVCSGGIIGLGEKVEDRISMLKTLSNLPQHPESVPINALVPVKGTPLADQAKVDIWDMVRMIATARIIMPKTVVRLSAGRTEMSVIEQSLCFMAGANSIFAGEKLLTTPNPSFDEDMAMFQLLGLKPREAFKNGRPKGAVKKEVAAE
- the mgtE gene encoding magnesium transporter; the protein is MQSFEINKEDLLKLHAALEHGDDELHEFLQEYHASEIAILFEKLDVADRERIINILPADVASEVIAEMDEEHNPGELLAGLDPEKRSEIIDELDYDDATDIISQMDEEDQQEILEEMDEEDASNIRALLTYEEDTAGGLMDTDLIKVNIRLNKKDALDEIIRQSEEMEEFYTIYAVDDTDMLLGIVSVKDIIKARANAMVAELINTDFVYVKADLDQEEVARLISQYNLTSIPVVNNDMRLLGRVTVDDIIDVMEQENTEDILKISGVSEDEELSGNWKDAVKSRLPWLIINLATAFLAASIIRGFDAIVVKLAVISAYMTIIAGMGGNTATQALAVTVRRISLSNLSDKQAYNTVLKEILVGLINGAANGLIVFFVAMFYDQNPKLGLVLFLAMTGNLVVAGLTGAGIPLILKRVGIDPAVASSIIITTFTDCIGFFLPLYLASKLLL
- a CDS encoding YigZ family protein yields the protein MLFDDTYLTISCAAEGLFRDRGSKFLAYAYPIRSEQEIKPIIAQLKAEHPKAVHHCWAMRLSPDRSVFRVNDDGEPSGTAGRPILNVLLSKNLTNILVVVVRYFGGTLLGVPGLINAYKTATEEALNQTKAVEQTVKDVYKISFDYLQMNDVMKVIKDDQINVMEQQFDNNCVVTIAIRKADLNRVIGKLEGISAVKTHYLYTA
- a CDS encoding DMT family transporter, yielding MIYILLSACFSVAVSVLLKLAKRYSIDVFQAITWNYSIAIVLTWLFFRPQVRHLEQLPLDIYTPLAVLLPALFFIIALSVRTAGIVRTDVAQRLELFIPVLASFVIFHESLSAYKAIGLATGFAAILCAIPWQKQRGFRAAGAGSAWIYLLIVFVGMGVIDILLKKVAAYQGVSFTSSLIVIYTMAFALSLIVMMVMIFAGKLQFTLRHIFFGWILGIANFANIYFYLKAHQAIATNPSTVFSTMNITVIALGAIVGLVIFKEKLSTLNKVGLGLAVLAIIINFMLAK